TTATGCGTTGAGCTCGGGCCGGTGCATCTACCAAGGGCCACCCAGCTCAGTCATTCCTTACTTTGCCGAACGGTTAGTCGTATGTCCACCGTACCACAATCCAGCTGACTTTTgtgagtgtaatattatatgttgcataacacaataatgatttattgttaTGTCGGTGTATCAACtatgacaatgattttataatcgTGTACTACTCAAAATTGgtacatattgaaaaaaatttggaaagcATGTACAACTATACTAATCGCAtataagaacaataaaatatgtcaataataacACTTActctaaacattattatactactactattatttactattattttactattaagtttaaataatatgtattagtagTTAATCGaccattttaattcataacatatttatgttatacataaaaaaaaatcatcgagtacataatattatatatttttcatagtgATCGAAGTGGCCATAGGTGAATATGGTACCGACGTACTCGTCGGATTGTTCGATACAACAAAAATCACGAACACAAATGGTCGCAACGGGTATCATACAATTTGTGACGAAGACCACGAAGAAATAGAACTAGAAATTCGTGTGTATCtttcttattataaaaataatataatgtatcatatttaatacatataataatatcgatataataaGTGCGATGGTATTAATAAATTGCAATGCGAATCTATTCATTTTGTAGGCCAGGAAGACAACAATACCAATGACGAACAATCGCTGTATAAAACAGAGCTTTTAAAAAAGCCCCCGTTTTATGTACAGatctatcatttatattttcgaAACGTTACCATGTACAAACGCAACAAAgtgagtaaataatatatgatattataataacgttgtGGGTATAATAACATCGGAACTATTGTCGTTTAAATATGTAATGAACTTAATCTTATTAAGTGAATATTATCGGgttctaataaaacaatattataatgactcataagtcatatactactataatataaagtgaCTATGTAAATTCGGTAAAAAGTTATATACGGAcagcacacatattattatatcatttcgCTACATTGGGAgatggtgtataaaaaaatggtgtagttattattttgatttataaaatttataaatttagtcTTAGGTATAAAACATTACATATTTGAAACAAGTTTTAAACTTCCAATATTTGAATTAGATAGAGTTCtgttagtcataatattattatatttaacgtcACTGAGACTTTGAAGTCGTTCACGAGTCACGAGTTCGTTTAAAATTCTTCCTATTGGCATTTCGCGAGATATAGGTTAATAAGGATGTTTGTCTGTACCAACCTATATGCGTCAAATGTTTTACTTTATAGTTAGCTACAATAACAAATAGTTTACCTGTTGCTTAAGAAGATATCTATACAAACTAcacctatttattaataatcatgtgttattaattatattttgtatgctcAATGCTCATTaagttataattacctatataatataatatattgtgtatgagTTTTGATCATACTGTTATAAGGCAGTTATTGAGCTCTATTGTcaacaatttacataaattataatattaatggttaATTAGATTAGactatttacacaatatatatttatttgaagcCATAGTTTAACGGctgtgaattgtttttatttctcgTTCACAAACGAAATTCATAGTGcgcacaaaaataattttatttaccgttaggctgtttttaattttgtaacatatttccaaacatttttaatcgataaattaaattttaaataatttcaaattgataatataattgatagtaaaatataaactatttaatttaaacgtaCAGTGTcgtcttaatttttatttttgctgttGGAAAATAGATCAACCGCTGCGCCTCGAGTTTATAAGAGTGTATATATCAGTGCGGCTGATCTAGAACAACAAAATTAGTAATGCATATTAGGTACAATgtgcataaaattaatataaattagtggGTATGAATAGCCTCAACACGTTATGTTTATAAACCATGTGagataattgtttattaaacctTTGTTTGTTAGACCCACTAGTAGGATATAGTGGAAAGTACGCTAACTTTTTTGTCGCGAGCGCGTTATGATTTAACTGCTGCCCGCAACAgccatcatacataatataagagtTATGCAgtgtttaatagtttttttaattgattaaaactAAGCAGTAGGGTTTACACAAAAAAAGGTTTCGAATACCTACTTAagtgagaaaaaaataactcattGTAAGACCAGTGGAATGACCTAACTCCGAATCTGAAACGTCACGCGATGTCGTGGTTTAATCTACGAATAACAAAATGGTTAAACCGGATTCACAGCTACTTGTGACGTGCGAGGGAGAGGTAACCGTATGGTTACGACTGGTAACCATATTTGATTAAAAGTCTAGCTGTAGTTTGGTTATTGCAATATGATACATGCAAACAAGTAACGtccagtgttcggattagataagtatttttttatctagataaagataaagataaatactttcttatctagataaaaaaaaaagatacaattttttttttaaatggttataaatgttggtatattttagttgggcactaggaacataataataatagtaatgatataaataaaaataattacattatttataaaccataaactttgtttgagaatctgtataaatatttaaaaatttagtacaatgtcgcgatttttatcaataaaaaatgtatctagatgaatttatttatattagtaaaaaaattatctaagatgaacgtttagataccttgtaactatttatctagataagataaaagatgaacgaataattatctagatattcatatagataaatttatctagataagtccgaacactggtaACGTCCAATCGCAGTGTGTCTTGATCACGACACACGCGGCGTAGCTGTGAATGCGTCTTCACTGTCGACCGCGGTTACGGTCGCAGTGCGATAACCATGGTTGGAAAACTTTTCAGACTAACCTGCTGTTGCGGATCGCCGCCCATTTGGCCGTAGCCCTCATAATGAGTTACATGTACCTCGGAGTGGGCAACGACGCTGCTCAAGTGCTCGCCAACATGAAATTCGTGTACGGCTCCAATTTGTTCTTGGTCTACACCGGTCTGATGGCCGTCATCGTTTCTTGTgagcatattaatataataaaatcatacggtacaatattattattgttatacaagtgtcgcttttatattaataatcactTAGGCGCTCAAactcgtaaaaatatattatattattatactcattaattatatattttgtttaaacgcACTGACATAATTGGTCCAGTCCCATTGGAGTACATGATCTTGAAGAGGGAGCACTTCAACGGTTGGTACACGCTTTTCTCGTACTTCATATCCGTATTGCTGGTCGAAATACCGCTAcaggtagatacctacctacaactacTGTTCGAGAAAACTCACCTcgacgttattatatttttatttttcgtcacAGACCTTGTGTTGTCTCGTCTACATCGTACCGGCGTACGCGATTACCGGCCAATCGTTGGAACTTGTGCGATTCGGTTACTTCGCCGTTTTCCTGACGGTAACTTCCCTCACGTCGCAGAGCGTAGGATTCCTGTGCGGTGCCACTATGCCGTTGAAGGTCTGTTGTGGTTCTAcgatacattaattattttttactctgCGATCGGACATTGGTCGTTTATCACCTTATAATTTATGTCCGTGTCGGTTGAAATATCTTTTCAGACTTTAAATCAAGACTAGACTTTGAAGCTTATTTTGTTttgcgtacctatataggaaATTTATGAAAGTCTACACCTATAATAGACCtttgttgtttaaataattaaacagcctattattgtattagtaatTTTACTTGAAAATATCAGCACGAGTGTCGACAAAGGTTAATTTTTTAAGCACGCTCAGCACTATTTTTCCATTTacgtttattcaaattctgatttttagaatatttatgtataccttatttaatattgataaatcaatAGTAATCactaaatttttcaaatcatcTAAGCCCCCAAATATACTTAACCCATTACTATAGCCATATATTATCCTTAATACACAACTCTAACACAACTATTCtcttgaattttgatttaggtacattcaagttctcaaaaaaaaatatctgctgaataattaaaagtgaaaaGGGGTcttcttttttgaaaaaaagaggTTTACATTGGCACAAgatcatttgataaaaaatacgaaaaatctcaagtattcaaaaatatggtcttcaagacgtgtatttaaaattctaaaattca
This portion of the Acyrthosiphon pisum isolate AL4f chromosome A1, pea_aphid_22Mar2018_4r6ur, whole genome shotgun sequence genome encodes:
- the LOC100164565 gene encoding ATP-binding cassette sub-family G member 1 isoform X3; this encodes MVDHAKCHRTENNNEEVQTTGRALQSFPKKPEVHLSFESLTYTVNTYINLKKVKKEILHGIGGSFRSGQLTAVMGPSGCGKSTLLNVLAGYSGLDSQSCSQFVSLMAELAHNQSRTMVCTLHQPSALLFEKFDQVYALSSGRCIYQGPPSSVIPYFAERLVVCPPYHNPADFLIEVAIGEYGTDVLVGLFDTTKITNTNGRNGYHTICDEDHEEIELEIRQEDNNTNDEQSLYKTELLKKPPFYVQIYHLYFRNVTMYKRNKTNLLLRIAAHLAVALIMSYMYLGVGNDAAQVLANMKFVYGSNLFLVYTGLMAVIVSFPLEYMILKREHFNGWYTLFSYFISVLLVEIPLQTLCCLVYIVPAYAITGQSLELVRFGYFAVFLTVTSLTSQSVGFLCGATMPLKMSVFVGPVFVVLLSVFGFAIRFPDIPSMYVWLHHFSFIRASFQSILYSLYGLDRGVLPCSDEMYCHYKNPVKFLTEMEFARVNIYSEFFYLCSFLLCTYVLTTTVIWYRLNKR